A genomic window from Leptolyngbya sp. BL0902 includes:
- a CDS encoding tetratricopeptide repeat protein, protein MVAILSTGLALEVYPVPAQANSVSNFLFGRRENRGGRSPNRQQGGGVRGGRLGGGVDARLPYLITPRNSFQPSDRFTVRWNPVEGATTYTVRLWLWEDANGGRQRVLWETTTANTSLVYEGNPPLAPEDFYSIEVITDQGVSSNQDAGCAIAGFSVLFPETQARLEADRANLNRQNLPPDERALALADLYLSYQMLDAAIDTLHQHIALAPTDTLHLALGDLYSLAGLNALAADHYRQGLALATDNQNELWQAVALEGLGEIDVLNNDLSEAIPHLQQAVLSYRRANEPLRANLVQQRVDLLITAQRAGMNPTPPPEVCQ, encoded by the coding sequence ATGGTAGCGATCCTAAGCACAGGACTGGCGCTGGAGGTATACCCCGTTCCGGCCCAGGCCAACAGCGTATCCAACTTTTTGTTTGGGCGGCGGGAAAATCGGGGCGGACGATCCCCCAATCGGCAGCAGGGTGGCGGTGTGCGGGGCGGACGGCTAGGGGGTGGCGTGGATGCGCGTTTGCCCTACCTGATTACGCCACGCAACAGTTTTCAACCCAGCGACCGCTTTACCGTGCGCTGGAACCCCGTGGAGGGAGCCACCACCTACACCGTGCGCCTGTGGCTGTGGGAAGACGCCAACGGAGGCCGTCAGCGGGTGCTGTGGGAAACCACCACCGCCAATACCAGCCTCGTCTATGAGGGCAATCCTCCCCTGGCCCCAGAAGACTTCTATTCCATCGAGGTGATCACCGATCAGGGCGTGTCCTCTAACCAGGACGCGGGCTGTGCCATTGCTGGATTCTCGGTGCTGTTCCCCGAAACCCAGGCTCGCCTAGAGGCCGACCGGGCCAACCTCAACCGCCAAAACCTCCCCCCCGACGAACGAGCCTTGGCCCTCGCTGACCTCTACCTCAGCTACCAAATGCTGGACGCCGCTATCGACACCCTCCACCAGCACATTGCCCTGGCCCCCACCGACACCCTCCACCTCGCCCTGGGGGATCTCTACAGCCTTGCCGGACTGAATGCCCTCGCCGCCGACCACTATCGCCAAGGCTTGGCCCTCGCCACCGACAACCAGAACGAACTCTGGCAAGCCGTCGCCCTCGAAGGGCTGGGCGAAATTGATGTGCTCAACAACGACCTCTCAGAGGCCATCCCCCACCTACAGCAGGCCGTCCTCAGCTATCGCCGCGCCAACGAACCCCTCCGCGCCAACCTGGTGCAGCAGCGGGTTGATCTCCTCATCACCGCCCAACGGGCTGGCATGAATCCTACGCCGCCCCCGGAGGTGTGTCAGTAG
- a CDS encoding TIR domain-containing protein: MPLYDLFISYGRADSKAFAIDLHHRLTERGYRVWIDLDDIPFAVDYQVHIDKSIEQAHNVLFVLSPHAVNSPYCKAEIERGLHFHKRIIPLLHVEEIAYDTWKQRNPQGTAADWATYQREGRHSGIQNLHPGVAKLNWINCREGIDDPDLALDQLVNTLEDHRDYVATHTELLVSALAWNYNQRQPRYLLSGRRRETAEAWLRQAIEENPPFAQPTDLHCEYITESTKYADDQLTQVYLCYADEDSNLKESIRRQLDRVALVEAPVTGPSDQVRRLLRRAGFTVWDRKQDLASGDNLQETIRQGIEGADSMVFLLSPAAVCSSYCLEELNYALSLHKRVIPVLVQPLGQTTLPTTLSHLSVIDLHEIQAGAGAAGANVQTSCRQLVTLLSQDAVYFRDHKRLLVQALKWERQRHNPSVLLRGAERRYYDGWIKAARSRPLQTPLPIQTAFVAESLAQPDTQTLDVFLIADPEDLDFARRLQHTLQVQGKSTWFNPGSRGDARHGQADALAEDREALETAANVVVLLSPHLAQNVVGQAQIREAQALSKRLIGVSDQPLEAEIALALPDPTPVVAFHHHGGDFSSNFGDLYRVLESDADYIDQHTRLLMRAIEWEKAGRDDSLLLRRKALDQANDWLAQSATKTPAPNPQQIAYITASSQLPLRRVRRRTLSGSAIVVTLGIYLLRLMGALQPLELAAFDALIRRRPSEPQDSHLLLVMVDETSGNWLREGVKQGRYQPTLGTIPDEALREGLEVLLSHDPALVGLDFYRDFAATPALADLLRQQDQIFAICKASYEDSPGVEQPPELPPRRIGFNDFEIDPNAFVRRHYLKHEADPPGCDTENAFSLRLTQIYLGDRGVAYTNPFLPDGGIQDMAFGSVRVPQLWTGGIFNSHSAAYSPLRPDQLLGYQSMVNYRHYQGDPSQFAPQITYKDLLTGQFDPELVRGRIVLIGYKDLTDRNADSYNTPQGRLPGVVIHGQMISQLVSATLENRPLIHWWPLWGETLWMGLWAVMGGLVVRQLVRPTALAMGATVGVLLLVGLSYGLLVGIGLWLPLVPALGAGLGTALLVAYLNYRLRNP; this comes from the coding sequence ATGCCCCTCTACGACCTCTTCATTTCCTACGGGCGGGCAGATAGTAAAGCCTTTGCCATTGACCTCCACCATCGGCTGACGGAGCGCGGCTATCGGGTCTGGATTGATTTGGACGACATTCCCTTCGCGGTAGACTACCAGGTTCACATCGATAAAAGCATTGAACAGGCCCATAATGTGCTGTTTGTGCTCAGCCCCCACGCCGTCAATTCTCCCTACTGCAAAGCCGAGATCGAGCGGGGGCTGCACTTCCATAAGCGCATCATTCCCCTCCTCCATGTGGAGGAAATTGCCTACGATACCTGGAAGCAGCGCAATCCTCAGGGCACCGCCGCCGACTGGGCCACCTACCAACGGGAGGGGCGGCATTCCGGCATCCAAAACCTGCACCCCGGTGTGGCCAAGCTGAACTGGATTAACTGCCGGGAGGGCATCGACGACCCGGATCTGGCCCTGGATCAACTGGTCAACACCCTGGAGGATCACCGCGACTATGTGGCCACCCATACGGAACTGTTGGTCAGCGCCCTAGCGTGGAACTATAACCAGCGCCAGCCCCGGTATTTGCTCAGTGGCCGTCGTCGCGAGACCGCCGAAGCCTGGTTGCGGCAGGCGATTGAGGAAAACCCGCCCTTCGCTCAGCCCACCGATCTCCACTGCGAGTACATCACCGAAAGCACCAAGTATGCCGACGACCAACTCACCCAGGTCTATCTGTGCTACGCCGACGAAGACAGCAACCTAAAGGAATCCATTCGGCGACAGTTGGATCGGGTGGCGCTGGTGGAGGCTCCGGTGACTGGGCCCAGCGATCAGGTGCGGCGGCTGTTGCGGCGGGCTGGGTTCACAGTGTGGGATCGCAAGCAGGACTTAGCCTCCGGCGACAACCTCCAGGAGACGATTCGCCAGGGCATTGAAGGGGCGGATTCGATGGTGTTTTTGCTGTCCCCCGCTGCCGTGTGTTCCAGCTATTGCCTAGAGGAACTCAACTATGCCCTGAGCTTGCACAAGCGGGTGATTCCGGTGCTGGTGCAACCCCTCGGCCAGACCACCCTCCCCACTACCCTGTCTCACCTCAGCGTGATTGACCTGCATGAGATCCAGGCTGGGGCCGGGGCTGCTGGGGCCAACGTTCAGACGAGTTGCCGCCAGTTAGTGACGCTCCTCAGCCAAGATGCCGTCTACTTTCGCGACCACAAACGACTGTTAGTGCAGGCTCTAAAGTGGGAACGCCAGCGCCATAACCCCAGCGTGCTGCTGCGCGGAGCCGAACGCCGCTACTACGACGGCTGGATTAAAGCTGCCCGTTCCCGCCCCCTCCAAACACCCCTGCCGATTCAAACCGCCTTTGTGGCCGAGAGCTTGGCCCAGCCCGACACCCAAACCCTGGATGTCTTCCTAATTGCCGACCCAGAGGATCTAGACTTTGCCCGCCGATTGCAGCACACCCTTCAGGTGCAGGGCAAAAGCACCTGGTTTAACCCAGGAAGCCGGGGGGATGCTCGCCATGGCCAGGCCGATGCCCTGGCGGAGGATCGCGAAGCCTTAGAAACCGCCGCCAACGTGGTGGTGCTGTTGTCGCCCCATCTGGCCCAAAATGTTGTTGGCCAAGCTCAGATTAGGGAGGCCCAAGCCCTTAGTAAACGCCTGATTGGCGTGAGCGATCAGCCCCTAGAAGCGGAGATAGCCTTGGCCCTGCCCGACCCCACTCCGGTGGTTGCCTTTCACCACCACGGGGGCGACTTTTCCTCGAACTTTGGCGACCTCTACCGGGTACTAGAAAGCGACGCCGACTACATCGACCAACACACCCGCTTGCTGATGCGGGCAATTGAGTGGGAGAAGGCCGGACGCGATGACAGCCTCTTGCTGCGGCGCAAAGCCCTCGACCAAGCCAACGATTGGCTGGCCCAATCTGCGACCAAAACCCCCGCCCCCAATCCTCAGCAGATCGCCTACATCACCGCCAGCAGCCAGTTGCCCCTTCGTAGGGTGAGGCGGCGCACCTTGAGCGGCTCGGCGATAGTTGTTACCCTCGGCATTTACCTGCTGCGGCTGATGGGGGCACTGCAACCGCTGGAATTAGCCGCCTTTGATGCGCTGATTCGCCGTCGCCCCAGCGAACCCCAGGATAGCCATCTGCTGCTGGTGATGGTGGATGAAACCAGCGGCAACTGGCTGCGGGAGGGCGTCAAGCAAGGGCGCTATCAACCGACCCTGGGCACCATTCCCGATGAAGCCCTGCGGGAGGGGTTGGAGGTGCTGCTCTCCCACGATCCGGCCCTGGTGGGGCTAGACTTTTACCGCGACTTTGCCGCCACCCCGGCCCTGGCGGATCTGCTGCGCCAACAGGACCAAATCTTCGCCATTTGCAAAGCCTCCTACGAGGATTCGCCTGGGGTGGAACAACCGCCGGAACTGCCCCCAAGGCGCATTGGCTTCAACGATTTTGAGATCGACCCCAATGCCTTTGTGCGCCGCCACTACCTCAAGCACGAGGCCGATCCTCCGGGCTGCGACACGGAAAACGCCTTTAGCCTGCGACTGACCCAGATTTATCTAGGGGATCGGGGCGTTGCCTATACCAATCCTTTTTTGCCCGATGGTGGCATTCAAGACATGGCCTTTGGATCGGTGCGGGTGCCGCAACTGTGGACGGGGGGCATTTTCAATAGCCATAGCGCCGCCTACAGCCCCCTGCGGCCCGACCAACTGCTGGGCTACCAAAGCATGGTGAACTACCGCCACTATCAGGGCGACCCCAGCCAGTTTGCACCCCAAATCACCTACAAAGACCTGCTAACCGGACAGTTTGACCCAGAACTGGTGCGGGGGCGGATTGTGTTGATTGGCTACAAAGACCTCACAGACCGTAATGCCGACTCGTATAATACGCCCCAAGGCAGGCTACCGGGGGTCGTCATTCACGGACAAATGATTAGCCAGTTGGTAAGTGCCACCCTGGAAAATCGCCCCCTGATTCACTGGTGGCCCCTCTGGGGCGAAACCCTGTGGATGGGCCTGTGGGCGGTGATGGGTGGCCTCGTCGTGCGGCAGTTAGTGCGGCCTACGGCCTTGGCGATGGGTGCAACGGTTGGGGTGCTGTTATTGGTTGGACTTAGCTATGGCCTGCTGGTGGGAATTGGGCTGTGGTTGCCCCTGGTGCCTGCCCTGGGGGCCGGACTAGGAACCGCCCTTCTGGTAGCCTACCTCAACTATCGGCTACGGAATCCATAG
- a CDS encoding CHAT domain-containing protein produces MRFLPLLSALLLPLLPAPAFAQSIIPAADGTGTLVLPNGTTYTITGGSLSRDGGNLFHSFEQFGLTANEVATFLANPSVQNILGRVVGGNASLIDGLMQVNGGANLYLINPAGILFGPNTVLNLDGSFTATSASGVGFGREWLHALEPSNYSALTGDPTAFSFTDNAGAVINSGNLAVGEGERLTLMGGSVVNLGTLEAPGGQIAVLAVPGENLVILRPVGALLGLELAPLPNGAPRLNGMSPLDIPGLLRAGEPEIATGLVANPDGTVSLVGSPLPLPTASGTAITSGTLSVAGNQGGAVQILGDRVAVVGAAVDASGSQGGGQVRIGGEYQGRGTTPTANRTFVDATSTITASAGESGNGGEVILWAEEATRFDGTITAQGGTTGGDGGFVEVSGRQTLSFNGLVDVSAPNGAIGTLLLDPTDIFIVSEFPVPDTGFGDANLPEILASDFLPTPGSISLLASNLQSQAANVVLQATNDIIIENGLSLNFVLGGGSITFTADADGDGVGDFFMDPTQSILARGNETANGRDITISGANVTVGTIRTDVAPGTLPNASNGGNITLTATNGGIEAGLLNTSVCNACTGNAGDVTISASGGVSEFPIGEFPIEFPVEFPIGIEVFRINARATRGLGGTITIRTEAGDIFLGDLVSRSTAGQAGDITVESLDGGVFFIDGNGLIDAGTGSGTGGAVRLRSTDSPIYVRGTIAADSLEAEIQTFGANGFGCGTSLVLDDTVTVTDAITLTTGAGGFVGTAALRAGAGGITITTDDLDLYGGANSVASPGELTIQPASEDRPMLLGVFDVERFIDALYLDQNALDALADGFSRITLGRPTGTGTITLDDDVTFRDPTLLTTLGTIDTQGFSLIGTDNASLTLEAGLGILAAEISTTGNAVTLVGDVDGDGDGEVRLDGPITTNGGAIRIAGSAVEGTGVVLGNAGSLNSGGGNITVNGTTTDPSVDSHGIDVEGAINSQGGAVRLTGTSTDGIGVLVRPSAPITSGGGNVTLLGTSTTGNGIEFQGTLDSQSGDITFTGTTAGTVGIQTSGRVVSGGGAIRFTGTSTGTDTVFSRGIETQDIVNSGGGNITFEGTSTNAEGILSFSPITSNGGDITFTGRGPNGGIFVTAASTLDAGTGNLVLNADDPRIVGQVRGQGTLQIAPLNPTLALTLGGTGGLGTTFLNAAELDRLGNGFSQRTIGQPGHTGAITLDRFILSSALAINGTTIFGPNQDTTWAAQPDGSVLVSGFGAPLRLNNPTTITGGTAPNTVLGTDGNDTVTPTGLNALQLGTVLFRNISVFDGLDGVDTVQGTSANDRVEEVGPNAILFSGIRFNNIEAFDGLGGLDTVIGSGLTTTVTSLGPNALGLNGVEFNNINSFDGTAGTYTVLGTEGDDTVSTPTAGAIQVNNVGFSGVAGFDGRGGTNTLLGNSGNDTVRTTGPNALTFNGLRFINLSVFDGSGGINTVLGGNASATVALLANEPNALTLNNTIFRSVSVFNGGAGNYTLLGTQGDDRFTLGGGNVLRFGGLTFRNLSALDGGSGFNTLVGTNGDDSFTLRSANGGTAQNIQFANINAINTLAGEDTVDLAGVPLEVDLTAGDGTLTINSLDGGDVVLNANVRTPGNLAIRTSDGAITQTGGQITVGRTTDLAAAGAIALTGNNDFNIVTVGRSQSLTLVDINDLVLGEIAFTDGIDITAAGNLTATRNLIQGSAPLLFAPFSLFSLFATDSRSVTVAPTGVSLTSGSALTARDITVPGGPITLQSGGPMTVGNLNTSGPVGGAVTLQSGDRIQVNTINAEGDTVGGSIAVTAATTFQALGSFLAQNGVTASLSTVGGTQGGPISLTSGTSQFSIGDATLNGTQAAITSGDVTLLPGNVVIGSQVFGEGLPGQISFTAPGEPPPPPPPPPPSPDPTPEVILDDREVILDVEETLGAGGEQPVLLTSTGQTLQDGEFSDIEAAIASEFSNHFGGTFRPARPVSLADAQNTLRDIQAQTGEVPALVYVRFNRQAFRVAGLGALELLLVPPNGDPIRVQVLSANPQAVIRAQELLRRQLTNPNLTNNRDYLAAAQQLYQWIIAPIRGELEAAGITNLSFIMDAGLRTLPLAALHDGERFLIEQYSVGLVPSLGLIDPTYVNLNRQSATMTLGGASQFLSQPPLLAARTELETLQSFWPSNTVAESNFTVAALQQTRQQAQIVHLATHAEFLRGAPDQSYIQFFDGRLSLNNMAALRWFEPTVDLVTLSACQTAMGNVQAELGFAGFALQAGARSALASLWRVSDEATAGLMPTFYQQLDQQTTKAEALRQAQLAFLRGEATIANGQIRWPGGTVPLPPSLAFSGTQDLSHPFYWAAFTIVGSPW; encoded by the coding sequence ATGCGCTTTCTCCCTCTCCTCTCCGCCCTTCTGCTGCCCCTGCTTCCAGCTCCAGCCTTTGCCCAATCCATTATTCCAGCAGCGGATGGCACAGGCACCCTAGTTTTGCCCAATGGCACCACCTACACCATCACCGGGGGCAGTTTGTCGCGGGATGGGGGCAACCTGTTCCACAGTTTCGAGCAGTTTGGGCTGACGGCCAACGAGGTGGCGACTTTTCTGGCCAATCCCTCGGTGCAAAACATTTTGGGGCGTGTGGTGGGGGGCAATGCTTCGCTGATTGACGGGCTAATGCAGGTCAACGGCGGGGCCAACCTCTACCTGATTAACCCGGCGGGGATTTTGTTTGGCCCCAACACGGTGCTGAATTTGGACGGTTCCTTCACCGCCACCAGCGCCAGCGGGGTGGGCTTTGGCCGTGAGTGGCTCCATGCCCTAGAGCCGAGCAACTACAGCGCCCTCACCGGAGACCCCACGGCCTTTAGCTTCACCGACAATGCCGGGGCCGTCATCAACAGCGGCAACCTGGCGGTGGGCGAGGGCGAACGACTGACCCTGATGGGCGGATCGGTGGTCAACCTGGGCACCCTAGAAGCTCCCGGTGGCCAAATTGCGGTGCTGGCGGTGCCGGGGGAAAACCTGGTGATTTTGCGTCCGGTGGGGGCGCTGCTGGGGCTAGAACTGGCCCCCTTGCCCAATGGTGCCCCACGCCTCAACGGGATGTCGCCGCTGGATATTCCGGGGCTGTTGCGGGCGGGTGAACCGGAAATTGCCACGGGCCTCGTCGCCAATCCGGACGGTACCGTTAGCCTGGTGGGCTCTCCCCTACCCCTGCCCACAGCATCGGGAACGGCCATCACCTCTGGCACCCTGTCGGTGGCAGGCAACCAGGGCGGCGCGGTGCAAATCTTGGGCGACCGGGTGGCGGTCGTGGGGGCTGCGGTGGATGCGTCTGGTAGCCAGGGCGGGGGCCAAGTGCGGATCGGCGGCGAATACCAGGGCCGAGGCACCACCCCCACCGCCAACCGCACCTTTGTGGATGCCACCTCCACCATCACCGCCAGCGCGGGAGAGTCGGGCAACGGCGGCGAAGTCATCCTCTGGGCCGAAGAAGCCACCCGATTTGACGGCACCATCACCGCCCAGGGCGGCACCACCGGGGGCGATGGCGGCTTTGTCGAGGTCTCCGGTCGGCAAACCCTATCCTTCAACGGCTTGGTGGATGTCAGCGCCCCCAATGGCGCAATCGGCACCCTGCTGTTGGATCCGACAGATATTTTTATTGTTTCTGAATTTCCTGTCCCAGACACTGGGTTTGGAGATGCTAACCTGCCCGAAATTTTGGCCTCAGACTTTTTGCCAACACCGGGCAGTATCTCCCTTCTCGCCAGCAATCTCCAAAGTCAAGCGGCCAATGTGGTGTTGCAGGCCACGAATGACATCATCATTGAGAACGGTCTATCCCTCAACTTTGTCCTAGGGGGCGGTAGCATTACCTTCACCGCCGATGCCGATGGGGATGGGGTGGGCGATTTTTTCATGGACCCCACCCAATCCATCCTGGCGCGGGGCAACGAAACCGCCAACGGGCGAGATATCACCATCAGCGGGGCCAATGTGACGGTGGGCACCATCCGCACCGATGTGGCCCCTGGCACCCTGCCCAACGCCAGCAACGGCGGCAACATTACCCTCACTGCCACCAACGGCGGCATCGAAGCCGGACTGCTCAATACCTCGGTCTGCAACGCTTGTACAGGTAATGCGGGCGATGTCACCATCTCTGCCAGTGGCGGGGTAAGTGAATTTCCCATCGGTGAATTTCCCATCGAGTTTCCCGTCGAATTTCCCATCGGAATTGAAGTTTTCAGGATTAATGCCCGCGCCACCCGTGGACTGGGGGGAACCATCACCATCCGCACCGAAGCAGGCGACATTTTTCTGGGAGACCTGGTGTCGCGATCCACGGCAGGGCAAGCGGGGGACATCACCGTTGAGAGCCTAGACGGCGGCGTTTTCTTCATTGATGGCAACGGTCTCATAGACGCCGGAACCGGATCGGGCACCGGGGGGGCCGTCAGGCTACGCTCCACCGATAGCCCGATCTACGTTAGGGGAACGATTGCGGCGGATTCCCTGGAAGCCGAAATCCAGACCTTCGGAGCCAACGGCTTCGGCTGCGGCACATCCCTCGTGTTGGACGACACCGTCACCGTCACCGACGCCATCACCCTGACCACCGGAGCAGGTGGATTTGTCGGCACGGCGGCGCTCCGGGCTGGGGCTGGGGGCATTACTATCACCACCGATGATCTGGATCTCTACGGTGGGGCCAACTCGGTGGCGTCACCCGGAGAGTTGACCATTCAACCCGCCTCAGAGGATCGCCCGATGCTGCTGGGGGTCTTTGATGTTGAGCGCTTCATCGATGCCCTCTATCTCGATCAAAACGCCCTAGATGCCCTGGCGGACGGCTTTAGCCGCATCACCCTAGGCCGTCCGACGGGCACGGGTACCATCACCCTTGATGACGATGTCACCTTTCGAGACCCCACCCTATTGACCACCCTCGGCACCATCGACACCCAAGGCTTTAGCCTGATCGGCACCGACAACGCCAGCCTCACCCTAGAGGCTGGGCTGGGTATTCTGGCCGCAGAAATTTCAACCACCGGGAATGCGGTCACGCTGGTGGGCGATGTTGATGGCGATGGCGATGGCGAGGTGAGGCTAGATGGCCCCATCACCACCAACGGCGGCGCAATCAGAATCGCAGGATCTGCCGTCGAAGGGACGGGAGTTGTCCTGGGCAATGCAGGTAGTCTCAACTCTGGCGGCGGCAATATCACGGTCAATGGCACCACAACAGATCCAAGCGTCGATTCCCACGGCATCGATGTGGAGGGGGCGATCAATAGCCAAGGGGGAGCCGTTCGCCTGACCGGAACCAGTACCGACGGGATTGGCGTCTTGGTGCGACCGTCAGCGCCGATTACATCCGGCGGCGGGAATGTCACCCTCCTCGGCACCTCTACCACGGGCAACGGCATTGAGTTTCAGGGAACCTTAGACAGCCAATCGGGAGATATCACCTTCACCGGGACTACGGCGGGCACCGTGGGCATTCAGACGTCGGGCAGAGTCGTATCCGGTGGCGGGGCCATTCGCTTTACAGGCACCTCCACCGGAACGGATACCGTCTTCTCGCGGGGCATAGAAACCCAAGACATCGTGAATAGCGGCGGCGGCAACATCACCTTTGAGGGCACCAGCACCAACGCCGAGGGCATTCTCTCGTTTAGCCCCATTACCTCCAACGGAGGCGATATCACCTTCACCGGGCGCGGCCCCAATGGCGGCATTTTTGTGACAGCGGCCAGCACCCTAGACGCAGGCACAGGCAACCTTGTCCTCAATGCCGATGATCCTCGGATTGTGGGCCAAGTGCGCGGGCAGGGCACCTTGCAAATTGCGCCCCTCAACCCCACCCTAGCCCTCACCCTGGGCGGCACGGGTGGCCTAGGCACCACCTTTTTGAACGCCGCTGAACTGGATCGCCTGGGCAACGGCTTTAGCCAGCGCACCATTGGCCAACCGGGCCACACCGGAGCCATTACCCTAGACCGCTTTATCCTCAGCAGTGCTCTCGCCATCAACGGCACCACAATCTTCGGCCCAAACCAAGACACTACCTGGGCCGCACAACCTGACGGCAGCGTTCTGGTGAGTGGGTTTGGCGCACCGCTACGGCTGAACAATCCCACCACCATCACCGGAGGCACCGCCCCCAACACAGTACTAGGCACCGACGGCAACGACACCGTCACTCCCACCGGGCTCAATGCGCTGCAACTGGGAACGGTGCTGTTTCGCAATATTTCGGTCTTTGACGGTCTCGACGGAGTTGATACGGTTCAGGGCACTTCGGCCAATGATCGGGTGGAGGAGGTTGGCCCCAATGCCATTCTGTTCAGCGGCATTCGCTTCAACAATATCGAAGCCTTTGATGGTTTGGGTGGCCTCGACACCGTCATCGGCTCTGGCTTGACAACTACGGTCACTAGCCTTGGCCCCAACGCCCTTGGCCTCAATGGCGTGGAATTCAACAACATCAACAGCTTTGATGGCACCGCTGGCACCTACACCGTCCTCGGCACTGAAGGCGATGACACCGTTTCCACACCGACCGCTGGTGCGATTCAGGTCAACAACGTCGGCTTTAGCGGCGTCGCGGGGTTTGATGGCCGAGGGGGCACCAACACCCTGTTGGGCAATTCCGGTAACGATACCGTGCGAACGACTGGCCCCAACGCCCTCACCTTCAACGGTCTGCGCTTTATTAATCTCAGCGTCTTTGATGGCAGCGGCGGTATCAACACCGTCTTGGGCGGCAATGCCAGCGCCACCGTGGCCCTATTGGCCAACGAGCCCAATGCCCTGACGCTGAACAACACCATCTTCCGTAGCGTGAGCGTCTTTAACGGGGGTGCGGGGAACTACACCCTTCTCGGCACCCAGGGCGATGATCGGTTCACCCTGGGCGGCGGCAATGTCTTGCGGTTTGGCGGGCTGACGTTCCGCAACCTCAGCGCCCTGGATGGCGGCAGTGGCTTCAATACCCTGGTGGGCACCAACGGCGATGACTCGTTTACCCTGCGCAGCGCCAATGGGGGCACGGCCCAGAATATCCAGTTTGCCAACATCAATGCCATCAACACCCTGGCGGGGGAAGATACGGTTGATCTAGCTGGGGTGCCCCTGGAGGTGGATCTTACCGCTGGCGACGGCACCTTGACTATCAATAGCCTAGACGGTGGCGATGTTGTCCTCAATGCCAACGTGCGGACACCGGGGAATCTGGCCATCCGCACCTCGGATGGGGCCATTACCCAAACCGGGGGCCAAATCACCGTGGGAAGAACCACCGATCTAGCGGCAGCGGGGGCCATCGCACTAACAGGCAACAACGACTTCAACATCGTCACCGTGGGGCGCAGCCAAAGCCTAACCTTAGTGGACATCAACGACCTGGTGCTGGGCGAGATTGCCTTCACCGACGGCATCGACATCACCGCCGCAGGCAACCTCACCGCCACCCGCAATCTCATCCAGGGTTCCGCGCCGTTGCTGTTTGCCCCGTTCTCCCTCTTTAGCCTCTTTGCCACCGACAGCCGTTCGGTCACGGTGGCTCCCACGGGGGTCTCCCTCACCAGTGGATCCGCCCTCACCGCCCGCGATATTACCGTGCCCGGTGGCCCCATCACCCTCCAGTCGGGTGGCCCGATGACCGTGGGCAACTTGAATACTAGCGGCCCGGTGGGTGGAGCGGTGACGCTCCAATCGGGAGACCGCATCCAGGTCAACACCATCAACGCCGAGGGCGATACCGTGGGCGGCAGCATCGCCGTTACCGCCGCCACCACCTTCCAGGCGCTAGGGAGTTTCCTCGCCCAAAATGGCGTCACGGCCAGCCTCTCCACGGTGGGCGGCACCCAGGGCGGCCCTATCAGCCTCACCTCCGGCACCAGCCAGTTCTCCATCGGCGATGCCACCCTCAACGGCACCCAAGCAGCCATCACCAGCGGCGATGTTACCCTGCTGCCCGGTAATGTGGTGATTGGTAGCCAGGTCTTTGGTGAGGGTCTCCCTGGCCAAATTTCCTTCACGGCCCCTGGGGAACCGCCGCCGCCGCCACCCCCGCCGCCGCCTTCACCCGACCCGACACCAGAAGTTATCCTGGATGACCGTGAGGTGATCTTGGACGTTGAGGAAACCCTGGGGGCCGGGGGCGAACAGCCCGTGTTGCTAACCAGTACCGGGCAAACGCTTCAAGATGGTGAATTTAGCGACATCGAAGCCGCCATCGCCAGCGAATTTAGCAACCACTTTGGCGGTACATTCCGGCCCGCTCGTCCGGTGAGTTTGGCCGATGCCCAAAATACCCTGCGCGACATCCAGGCCCAAACTGGGGAAGTGCCCGCTCTGGTGTATGTGCGCTTTAACCGTCAGGCGTTCCGGGTGGCAGGGTTAGGTGCCCTAGAGCTGTTGTTGGTACCCCCCAATGGCGACCCCATTCGGGTGCAGGTGCTATCGGCCAATCCCCAGGCGGTGATTCGGGCGCAGGAACTGCTGCGGCGACAGTTGACCAACCCCAACCTCACGAACAACCGCGACTACCTAGCGGCAGCCCAGCAGCTCTATCAGTGGATCATTGCCCCCATCCGTGGCGAACTGGAGGCCGCAGGCATTACCAACCTCAGCTTTATCATGGATGCGGGGTTGCGAACCCTCCCCCTAGCCGCCCTGCACGATGGCGAACGCTTTTTGATTGAGCAATACAGCGTAGGACTAGTGCCCAGTCTAGGGCTGATTGACCCCACCTACGTTAACCTCAACCGCCAAAGCGCCACCATGACCCTGGGCGGAGCCTCCCAGTTCCTCAGTCAGCCGCCCCTCCTGGCCGCCCGTACTGAACTGGAGACCCTTCAATCCTTTTGGCCTAGCAATACCGTGGCGGAGTCCAACTTTACCGTCGCGGCGCTACAACAAACCCGGCAGCAGGCCCAAATTGTCCACCTAGCCACCCACGCCGAATTTTTGCGCGGTGCCCCCGACCAGTCCTACATTCAGTTCTTCGATGGTCGCCTCAGCCTTAACAATATGGCGGCGCTGCGCTGGTTTGAGCCTACGGTAGATCTTGTCACCCTCAGCGCCTGCCAAACGGCGATGGGCAACGTGCAGGCAGAGCTGGGGTTTGCGGGGTTTGCCCTCCAGGCCGGAGCCCGGTCGGCCCTGGCCAGCCTGTGGCGGGTCAGCGACGAAGCCACCGCCGGACTGATGCCCACCTTCTACCAACAGCTCGACCAACAGACCACCAAGGCCGAAGCTCTGCGACAGGCGCAGCTCGCCTTCCTCCGGGGAGAAGCCACCATTGCCAACGGCCAAATTCGCTGGCCCGGTGGCACGGTTCCCCTACCGCCCAGCCTTGCCTTCTCCGGCACCCAGGATCTCAGCCATCCCTTCTACTGGGCCGCCTTCACCATTGTGGGTAGCCCTTGGTAG